The Gloeocapsa sp. DLM2.Bin57 DNA segment TGTGGGAACAGCAGAACCTGAATACACTACTCCTTATGATATTAATCTCATTGGTGAATATAATATCGCGGGTGAACTTTGGAACGTTTTACCTCTATTTGAAAAACTCGGTATTCGAGTACTAGCTAAAATTACTGGCGATGCTACCTATGATGAGGTCTGCAGGGCACATCGGGCTAAACTCAATGTGATGATTTGTTCTAAGGCTCTGATTAATATGGCTACTGCTATGGGGGAACGCTACGGTATCCCCTATATCGAAGAGTCTTTCTATGGTGTAGCTGATATGAATCGTTGTTTACGCAATATCGCAGCTAAACTTGGTGACACTGCTTTACAAGATAGGGTAGAAAAGTTAATCGCTGAGGAAACTACAGCTTTAGATATCGCTTTAGCTCCCTATCGTCAACGTCTCCAAGGTAAACGTATGGTTCTCTATACCGGTGGGGTGAAAAGTTGGTCGATAATCTCTGCGGCTCAAGATTTGGGTATCAAGGTGGTAGCTACTAGCACTAAAAAAAGTACAGAGGAAGATAAAGCGCGTATTAGAAAACTTTTAGGTGAAGAGGGCGTTATGCTCGAAAAAGGTAACGCTCAAGAAATCTTGAGATTGATTAATCAAACCAAAGCAGACTTACTCGTAGCAGGTGGTCGTAATCAATATACCGCTCTCAAGGCGCGTATTCCTTTTCTAGATATTAATCAGGAACGTCATCACTCCTACGCGGGTTATACGGGAATGATTGAAATGGCTAGAGAAATCGATGAGGCTATCTATAGCCCCATTTGGGAACAAGTCAGAAAACCCGCTCCTTGGGAGGTATAAG contains these protein-coding regions:
- the nifE gene encoding nitrogenase iron-molybdenum cofactor biosynthesis protein NifE, with amino-acid sequence MKITSGKVNQLLTQSGCEHNHHHADGKGKNKACKQQAQPGLAQGGCAFDGASIALVPITDVAHLVHGPIACAGNSWGGRGSLSSGSKLYKMGFTTDVSENDIIFGGEKKLYKAIGEVAQRYQPKAVFVYSTCVTALIGDDLDAVCEAASKKFHLPVIPVNSPGFVGSKNLGNRLSGESLLEHVVGTAEPEYTTPYDINLIGEYNIAGELWNVLPLFEKLGIRVLAKITGDATYDEVCRAHRAKLNVMICSKALINMATAMGERYGIPYIEESFYGVADMNRCLRNIAAKLGDTALQDRVEKLIAEETTALDIALAPYRQRLQGKRMVLYTGGVKSWSIISAAQDLGIKVVATSTKKSTEEDKARIRKLLGEEGVMLEKGNAQEILRLINQTKADLLVAGGRNQYTALKARIPFLDINQERHHSYAGYTGMIEMAREIDEAIYSPIWEQVRKPAPWEV